A window of Streptomyces profundus genomic DNA:
GTCAACGCCCTTGGCGCGAGCGGCGAGCAGGACGGGCAGCAGGGCTCGGCGCCGGCGGTGGACGGAGGGCTCCCCGCATGAGCGGACCCGTCGTGCCCGAAGGGGCGCACGAAGCGGACGAGTCGGAGGAGGCGCGCTTCCTCGCGGCCGTGGCCCCGCTGCTGGACGCCATCGGCGGCGAGCTGGTCGGCCCGACGGAGGCGGGCGAGGACGATGTCCCCCTCCGCTGGGAGGGCGCCACCGTGGCCGCGGTGCGGCTGCCGTTGCTCTCCGACTCCCTTGAGCACCTCCTGGACGATCTCAGGAGGCGGCACGGCCGGCCGCTGGCCGATCTCGACCGGCGGACCAAGCAGCGGATCGTCCGCGGCCTGGAACACCGGGGCGCGTTCGCGATGCGCCACGGTGTGGAGACCGTGGCCGGCGCCCTCGGGGTGAGCCGGTTCACCGTCTACAACTACCTCAACCGCGCGAGCGGCGGCTGACGGGCCGGGGCGGGCGGGCCACCGAGGGCGCCGCGTCGCCGCGCACTTCAACAAACTGTTGACGCCCGTCGGTCCTGCGGCTTAGCTGGCCCCATGACCTCGCCTCCGCAACCCGGGCTGACCTGGCTCAACCACGCCCCGGAGAACGCCGTCAGGGAGACGCTGCGGCATGTCTGTGCCGCGTCCGCCTGGGGTGAACAGCTGCTGGCCGCACGCCCGTTCGCCGATCTGGCGGCGCTGCTGGCCACCCAGGACGCCGCGTTGGCCGGGCTGTCGGCCGAGGGCTTCGACGAGGCGGTGGCCGGCCATCCGCCGATCGGCCGACCCAAGCCGGGGGACCCCACGTCGGCGCGTGAGCAGAGCGGTCTCGCGGAGTCGGACAGCGCGGTGCGGGAGGCCCTGCTCGACCTCAACATCAGCTATCAGGAGCGCTTCGGCCGGGTCTTCCTGATCTGCGCCAGCGGGCTGACGGGGGAGGCGATGCGGGAGGCGCTGCTCGCCCGCCTCGACCACGATCCGGTGCGTGAGGCGGCCGTGGCGCGCGCCGAGTTGGGCAAGATCAACCGGCTGCGGCTGACCCGGCTGGTCCAGACGCCGGTCGCCGTCTCCACCCATGTGCTGGACACCAGCGCGGGCCGGCCGGCCGCCGGGATCGTGGTGCGCCTCGCGGTGCGCGAGGCCGGCCGGGGGGAGGGCGCGGACTGGCGCCCGCACGCCGAGGGGCGCACGGACGCGGACGGGCGCTGTGCCACGCTGCCGCCGCTGCCGGGCGGCGCCCTGGCGGCCCGGCTGACCTTCGCCGTCGAGCCCTACCTCACCGGGGGCGGCACCGGCACGGCGTTCTTCCCCGAGGCCACGGTCGCCTTCGCCGTCACCGCGGGCGAGCGCTACCACATCCCGCTGCTGTTGAACCCGTTCGGCTATTCCGTCTATCGAGGGAGCTGATTCCATGCCGGTGCTCGGCCAGAACCAGTACGGCAAGGCGCAGACCCGGGTGGTCCGGGTGGGCAGGGCTGGTGACACCCACCAACTCACCGATCTCACCGTTTCGTTGGCGTTCTCCGGGGCGATGGAGCGGGTGCATCGGGAGGGCTCCAACGAGGCGGTGCTGCCGACGGACACGGCCAAGAACACCGTCTACGCCTTCGCCAGGGAGCACGGCATCGCCTCGCCGGAGGACTTCGGGGCCCGGCTCGCGTGCCACTTCGTGGACTCCCAGCCCACCATCCACCGCGTGGTGGCGGATATCGAGGAGCACCGCTGGGAGCGGTTGGGCGGGCACTCCTTCGTCCGGAGCGGTCAGGAGACCAGGACGGTCCGGGTCTCCTACGACGGCGAACGCGTCGAGGTGCTCTCGGGGTTGACCGGGCTGACCGTGCTCAACACCACGGACTCCGAGTTCCACGGCTTCGTCAGGGACCGCTACACCACGCTGGCGGAGACCACGGACCGGGTGCTGGCCACGGAGGTCACCGCGTGCTGGCGGCATGCCGCCGAGGACGCCGAGACGGTCGGGGCCACCGACTGGAACGCGGCCTACGCCGCCGCCAGGGAACAGCTGTTGGCGGCGTTCACCGGCACCTACTCCCTCTCGCTCCAGCAGACACTCTTCGAGATGGGTTCGGCAGTGATCGAACGTATTGCGGGGGTGCAGGAAATACGTCTCTCTCTGCCCAACAAGCACCATTTCCTGGTTGATTTGAGTCCTTTCGGAATCGAGAACGGAACAGGGGACGGTGCGGTCTATGTGGCGACCGATCGGCCCTTCGGCCTGATCGAGGCCACGGTGCTGCGGGACGGCGCGCAGGAGCGCATTCCCGTCGAGCTCACCCGCCCCTGACCGCTCCCAACCCCACTCCGACCCGTTCCCGCCCAAGAAGGTGACCGTGTGACCGACGAGCCACGCATTCTGATCGAGAACTGCGCCATCGCGACCATGGACGGCGCCGAGACCGAGCACGCGCCCGGGTATCTGGTGCTCGCGGGCCGCCGGATCGTCGCCGTCGGTCCGGGCTCCGCGCCCGCCGAACTCGGCCCGTTCCAGCGCAGGATCGACGCGGCCGGCCATCTCGCCACGCCGGGCCTTGTCAACACCCACCACCACTTCTACCAGTGGCTCACCAGGGGGCTGGCCCAGGACGCCCATCTCTTCGACTGGCTGGTCGCCCTCTACCCCACCTGGGCCAGGATCGACGAGCCCATGGTCCACGCGGCGGCCCGCGCCTCGCTGGCCATGATGGCGCGGGGCGGCGTCACCACCGCCATGGACCACCACTATGTCTTCCCGCGCGGGGCCGGCGACCTGCTGGGCGCCGAGATCCGCGCGGCCAGCGAGCTGGGCGTGCGGTTCACCGCGGCCCGTGGCTCGATGGACCTGGGGCAGTCCCAGGGCGGGTTGCCGCCGGACTTCGCCGTGGAGACCACCGAGGAGGCGCTGGCCGCCACCGAGCTGGCCGTCGCCACCCACCACGACCCGGCCCCCGAAGCGATGCTGCGGATCGCCGTGGCGCCCTGTTCGCCGTTCTCCGTGACAACGGAACTCATGCGGGAGTCCGCCCGGTTGGCCCGCCGTCTCGGGGTGCGGCTGCACACCCACGGCTCGGAGACGGTGGAGGAGGCGGCGTTCTGCGAGCAGCGGTTCGGGATGGGGCCGACCGCCTACTTCGAGAGCACCGGCTGGCTCGGCGACGACGTGTGGATGGCGCACTGCGTGCATATGACGGACGCGGACATCGCCGCCTTCGCCCGCACCGGGACCGGCGTCGCGCACTGCCCCTCGTCCAACGCGCGGTTGGCCGCCGGCATCGCCCGGGTGCCCGAGATGCTGGCCGCCGGCGTGCCGGTGGGCCTGGGCGTGGACGGCACCGCGTCCAACGAGTCCGGCGAGCTGCACACCGAGCTGCGCAACGCCCTGCTGATCAACCGCCTCGGCCCCGGCCGGGAGAAGGCGCTGACGGTCCGCCAGGCACTGCGCCTGGCCACCATGGGCGGCGCCGAGGTGCTGGGCCGGCAGGGCGAGATCGGCTCGCTTGAGCCGGGCAAGCTGGCCGATCTGGTGCTGTGGCGGCTGGACGGTCTCGGCCACTCCACCATCGAGGACCCGGTGGCCGCGCTGGTGCTCGGCCCGCCGGCGCCGATCACGCTCTCCCTGGTGAACGGCGTCCCCGTGGTGGAGAACGGCGAGCTGCGCACGGCCGACGAGGCCGCCGTCGCGGCCGAGGCCAGGGCCCAGTCCCTGCGGCTGGCCCAACTCGCGGCGCACGGCTGATCGTTCGACGTTCGCCGCGCCTGGACTCGTGCACGGAGCTCGTGCATGGATACCGTGCATCGATACGGTGCACGGCATTTGTTCACGGCATCGCAATGTGGCGCAATGGCGCCGGGCCCGGCGCCGGGCCCAGGATGCTTGGCCATGACGATCAACGAGAGACGCTACGACCGCCGTCGGCTGCGCCAGTTCCTCGCCGGCACCGCGCGTGCCGACGGGATCGAGCGCAGGGATCTGCTCCGGCTGCTCGCCGCCGGCGGCGCCGTCGCCGCCACCTCGTCGCTGGCCCTGGCGCCGCCGGCCTCGGCGGCCGGGCCGGCGGCGGATCCCGCGCCCGGCATCGTCAAGCCGCTGCCCGAGGACCGGTTCGTGGTGCACGGCACCAACGCGGAGACCCGCTGGTCGGCGCTGCGTGGCACCGGCTACCACACGCCCAACGAGCTGTTCTTCGTCCGTAACCACACCGGCACCCCGACGATCGCGGCGGCGGACTGGCGGCTGCGGGTGTGGGGGAGCGGGCTCAGCGGCGGCGAGGTGGAACTCGATCTGGACGCGCTGCGCGCGCTGCCAGTGACCGTGCACACCGCCGCCGTGGAGTGCGCCGGCAACGGGCGTAGTTTCTATACCTCCCAGCAGGGTGAGGCCGTCTCCGGCACCGCCTGGCAGCTGGGCGCCATCGGCGTCGCCCGCTGGCGCGGCGTGCGGCTGGGCGAGGTGCTGCGCCGCGCGGGGCTGCGACGGGACGCCGTGGACGTCCAGCCGCGCGGTCTCGACGACCCGTTCGTGGACTCGTCCGGCGCCGAACTGGGCCGGGTGCGCCGCCCGTTGCCGCTGGCCAAGGCACTGGACGACGTGCTGTTGGCCTATGAGATGAACGGTGAGCCGCTGCCGCCCGACCACGGCCATCCGGTGCGGGTGCTGGTGCCGTCCTGGGTAGGCATCGCCTCCATCAAGTGGGTGGGGGACATCGAGGTGTCGGCCGAGCCGCTCTACTCCCCGTGGAACACCGATCTCTACCGCCTCTTCGGGCCCGACCACCCGGAGGAGGGCAGCGCGCCGCTGACCCGGCAGACGGTCAAGAGCGCCTTCGAGCTGCCCTTCGACGCGCCGCTCGCGGCCGGCCGCACCCACCGGCTGACCGGCCGGTCCTGGTCGGGCGCCGGGGTGATCCGCTCGGTCGAGGTCAGCACGGACGGCGGCGGGCGGTGGCAGCCGGCGCGGCTGACGGATGTGCCGCGCCGCGACGGCTGGGTGCGCTGGTCCCTGCCGTGGACGCCGCGCCGTCCTGGGGCGGCGACCCTGTTGGCGCGCGCCACCGACTCGGCCGGGCGGCGACAGCCCGAGCGCTCCGTCTTCAACGCCCAGGGCTACCTCTTCGACGCGGTGGTGCGTCACCCGGTGCTGGTCACCGGCTGAGCACCGGGGAGTGCCGGCCGCCGGCCGGGCGACGGGGACCGCGTCAGGCGCGGTCCCCGTCGGCGTCGCCGAAGGCGGTCAGCACCCGGGTGCTGGTCTCCCGGTAGATCATCGAGCTGCGGAAGCTGACCACCTCGCGGCGGGCGCTGAGGCGGTCCATCAGAAAGCCGTGCAGATGCTCGATATCGGTGACGGACACATGGACCACGAAGTCCTCGTCCCCCGAGACGACCATCACGGAGCGCACCTCGGGCAGCTTGGCGAGATAGCTCTCGAAGCTGTCGATCACCTCCCTGGTCAGCGGGCGCAGCCGGGCGAAGATCAGCGCCTGCACGGAGCGCCCGAGCGCCCTGGGGTTGACGGCCGCGTGGTAGCCGGTGATCACCTCGCGGGCGCGCAGACCACGGACGCGCTCCAGACAAGTGGAGGGCGCGATTCCGACCAGGCGCGCCAGCTCCCGATTGGTCAGCCGTGCGTCCCGCTGGAGATGACCGAGTATCGCCGAATCAATGTCGTCCATGGGGGCCATTCTCCGGTCAACTCCGAACAGCGTTCGGTGCGGTCACCGGAGACCCGTCGCGCGGGCTAGGTTCCTGGGGTACTCCCGCACCGCCCGCTGTCGCAGAAGGAGTCGCCCATGACGCCCGCCGTCGATCACTACGACCGTCTCCTGGCCGAGCACTACACCTGGATGCTGGGCGGTGACGTCCCCGGTCTTGTGCCCACCCAGCGGGAGCTCCTCGTCGACCTGGGGGTCGATCCGGGGACGGGGGGAGGGTTCGCCGTCGATCTGGGCTGCGGCCCGGGCCACACCAGCCTGGCGCTGGCGTCGCTGGGCTTCGGGACCGTGCTCGCCGTGGATCTCAGCCGGCCGCTGCTGGCCGAACTGACCGACTACGCGCGGGAGGTGCCGGCGGTGCGCCCGGTGCTGGCCGATGTGCGCACGGTGCTCCGCGAGCGGGTCCCCGCCGGCACGGCGGACGCCGTGGTCTGTCTCGGGGACACCCTGACCCATCTGCCGAGCCGGGGCGATGTCGCGGCTCTGCTCAACGATGTCGCCGCCGCGCTGGCCCCGGACGGGGTCGCCGTGCTGTCGTACCGCGATCTGACCGTCGCGCTGACCGGTACCGACCGTTTCCTTCCGGTCCGGGCCACGGGCGACCGGA
This region includes:
- a CDS encoding helix-turn-helix domain-containing protein, giving the protein MSGPVVPEGAHEADESEEARFLAAVAPLLDAIGGELVGPTEAGEDDVPLRWEGATVAAVRLPLLSDSLEHLLDDLRRRHGRPLADLDRRTKQRIVRGLEHRGAFAMRHGVETVAGALGVSRFTVYNYLNRASGG
- the uraD gene encoding 2-oxo-4-hydroxy-4-carboxy-5-ureidoimidazoline decarboxylase, which encodes MTSPPQPGLTWLNHAPENAVRETLRHVCAASAWGEQLLAARPFADLAALLATQDAALAGLSAEGFDEAVAGHPPIGRPKPGDPTSAREQSGLAESDSAVREALLDLNISYQERFGRVFLICASGLTGEAMREALLARLDHDPVREAAVARAELGKINRLRLTRLVQTPVAVSTHVLDTSAGRPAAGIVVRLAVREAGRGEGADWRPHAEGRTDADGRCATLPPLPGGALAARLTFAVEPYLTGGGTGTAFFPEATVAFAVTAGERYHIPLLLNPFGYSVYRGS
- the pucL gene encoding factor-independent urate hydroxylase codes for the protein MPVLGQNQYGKAQTRVVRVGRAGDTHQLTDLTVSLAFSGAMERVHREGSNEAVLPTDTAKNTVYAFAREHGIASPEDFGARLACHFVDSQPTIHRVVADIEEHRWERLGGHSFVRSGQETRTVRVSYDGERVEVLSGLTGLTVLNTTDSEFHGFVRDRYTTLAETTDRVLATEVTACWRHAAEDAETVGATDWNAAYAAAREQLLAAFTGTYSLSLQQTLFEMGSAVIERIAGVQEIRLSLPNKHHFLVDLSPFGIENGTGDGAVYVATDRPFGLIEATVLRDGAQERIPVELTRP
- a CDS encoding 8-oxoguanine deaminase; amino-acid sequence: MTDEPRILIENCAIATMDGAETEHAPGYLVLAGRRIVAVGPGSAPAELGPFQRRIDAAGHLATPGLVNTHHHFYQWLTRGLAQDAHLFDWLVALYPTWARIDEPMVHAAARASLAMMARGGVTTAMDHHYVFPRGAGDLLGAEIRAASELGVRFTAARGSMDLGQSQGGLPPDFAVETTEEALAATELAVATHHDPAPEAMLRIAVAPCSPFSVTTELMRESARLARRLGVRLHTHGSETVEEAAFCEQRFGMGPTAYFESTGWLGDDVWMAHCVHMTDADIAAFARTGTGVAHCPSSNARLAAGIARVPEMLAAGVPVGLGVDGTASNESGELHTELRNALLINRLGPGREKALTVRQALRLATMGGAEVLGRQGEIGSLEPGKLADLVLWRLDGLGHSTIEDPVAALVLGPPAPITLSLVNGVPVVENGELRTADEAAVAAEARAQSLRLAQLAAHG
- a CDS encoding sulfite oxidase, with amino-acid sequence MTINERRYDRRRLRQFLAGTARADGIERRDLLRLLAAGGAVAATSSLALAPPASAAGPAADPAPGIVKPLPEDRFVVHGTNAETRWSALRGTGYHTPNELFFVRNHTGTPTIAAADWRLRVWGSGLSGGEVELDLDALRALPVTVHTAAVECAGNGRSFYTSQQGEAVSGTAWQLGAIGVARWRGVRLGEVLRRAGLRRDAVDVQPRGLDDPFVDSSGAELGRVRRPLPLAKALDDVLLAYEMNGEPLPPDHGHPVRVLVPSWVGIASIKWVGDIEVSAEPLYSPWNTDLYRLFGPDHPEEGSAPLTRQTVKSAFELPFDAPLAAGRTHRLTGRSWSGAGVIRSVEVSTDGGGRWQPARLTDVPRRDGWVRWSLPWTPRRPGAATLLARATDSAGRRQPERSVFNAQGYLFDAVVRHPVLVTG
- a CDS encoding Lrp/AsnC family transcriptional regulator, translating into MDDIDSAILGHLQRDARLTNRELARLVGIAPSTCLERVRGLRAREVITGYHAAVNPRALGRSVQALIFARLRPLTREVIDSFESYLAKLPEVRSVMVVSGDEDFVVHVSVTDIEHLHGFLMDRLSARREVVSFRSSMIYRETSTRVLTAFGDADGDRA
- a CDS encoding class I SAM-dependent methyltransferase; this encodes MTPAVDHYDRLLAEHYTWMLGGDVPGLVPTQRELLVDLGVDPGTGGGFAVDLGCGPGHTSLALASLGFGTVLAVDLSRPLLAELTDYAREVPAVRPVLADVRTVLRERVPAGTADAVVCLGDTLTHLPSRGDVAALLNDVAAALAPDGVAVLSYRDLTVALTGTDRFLPVRATGDRIMTSFLEYPDDDNAYTVVVHDLVHTRQDPGDDWTLRTSSYRKLRLSHEWVKRQCRTAGLRVVGDHQGARGGLRTVALRLVG